Proteins encoded by one window of Cloeon dipterum chromosome 2, ieCloDipt1.1, whole genome shotgun sequence:
- the LOC135934997 gene encoding dual specificity protein phosphatase CDC14A-like: MPQFLKRKKPVNVTTTGKKKKKQIRMSDIENDNHIFLSGCCEILKNRLYFKTQPIATNVQVEDDIHCFFPGDDIEYLSFFKDFGPFNLAILYRYCEFLNDLLHFTQETKNKRVVHCILSCPSEKAVKKKAVNSAFLIGSYAVIYLNKTAKDVIDLLQKGGPFLKFRDASYLPSEVASYMDLSDCIRAIEKAHKLGFFNFEDFNYAEYEHFEQVHNGDLNLLVPDKFLAFRGPAEKTEIRNGYPYFAPDKYFEYFKSNNVSTIIRLNAKFYEAEEFVKAGFKHEDLFFRDGSVPCDEILKKFLRACEESDGMVAVHCKAGLGRTGTLIACYMIKHYKFTAMEAIAWLRICRPGSVIGNQQCWVLKKEALMLDQGQNYPVPTHKHGIYSIKGRPNIQLSSFKDLMMNNILEKVDTIGLNDDTSSASSEEENDEAQERERETQGDRLNKRKSMQSRKKNTPAVRAASEGRRRPLARNRGRRPQTRSTSHVLRSGFKFQVN, from the exons ATGCCtcagtttttaaaaaggaagaa GCCAGTGAATGTAACTACAAcaggaaagaagaaaaagaagcaaatCAGAATGTCTGATATTGAAAACGACAACCATATCTTCCTCTCTGGCTGCTGcgagattttgaaaaatcgtctCTACTTTAAAACACAGCCAATCGCAACCAATGTGCAAGTGGAAGACGATATCCATTGCTTTTTCCCTGGAGACGACATTGAATACTTAAGCTTTTTCAAGGACTTTGGACCCTTCAATCTTGCCATTTTATATCGCTACTGCGAGTTTTTGAACGATTTGCTTCACTTCACTCAAGAAACCAAGAACAAGAGAGTGGTACACTGCATTTTGAGTTGCCCTTCAGAAAAAGCTGTCAAGAAGAAAGCTGTGAACTCGGCATTTTTGATTGGATCCTATGCAGTTATCTACCTTAACAAAACAGCTAAAGATGTGATCGACCTTTTGCAAAAAGGCGGACCCTTCCTCAAGTTCAGAGATGCCTCGTATTTGCCATCTGAAGTGGCTTCATACATGGATCTGTCGGACTGCATCAGAGCCATTGAGAAGGCACACAAACttggatttttcaattttgaggaCTTCAACTATGCTGAGTATGAGCATTTTGAACAG GTGCACAATGGTGATCTGAACCTCCTCGTCCCTGACAAGTTTCTCGCTTTCCGAGGGCCTGCTGAGAAGACGGAAATTCGTAACGGATACCCCTACTTTGCCCCTGACAAGTACTTTGAATACTTCAAATCCAACAACGTCAGCACAATTATCAGACTCAATGCGAAGTTCTACGAGGCAGAAGAATTTGTCAAAGCTGGTTTCAAACACGAAGATCTCTTTTTCCGTGATGGCAGCGTTCCCtgtgatgaaattttgaaaaagttccTGCGTGCTTGCGAGGAGAGTGACGGCATGGTGGCTGTACATTGCAAAGCAGGTCTTGGACGTACGGGCACACTCATTGCCTGCTACATGATCAAGCACTACAAGTTCACAGCCATGGAGGCCATTGCTTGGCTTCGGATTTGTCGTCCTGGCAGCGTAATTGGCAATCAACAATGCTGGGTGCTGAAAAAAGAGGCCCTGATGCTTGACCAGGGTCAGAATTACCCTGTACCAACTCACAAGCATGGCATATACAGCATCAAAGGAAGGCCCAACATTCAGCTCTCAAGCTTCAAGGACCTGATGATGAACAACATACTGGAGAAGGTGGACACCATAGGACTCAATGATGACACCTCCTCGGCTTCATCTGAGGAGGAAAACGATGAGGCTCAAGAGCGGGAACGTGAAACACAGGGAGATAGGCTCAACAAGAGGAAGAGCATGCAGTCAAGGAAGAAGAATACACCGGCTGTGAGAGCAGCTAGTGAAGGTCGAAGACGACCCCTTGCCAGAAATAGGGGTCGCAGACCTCAAACCAGGTCAACTTCTCATGTTCTGAGGTCTGGCTTCAaatttcaagtgaattaa
- the Tango11 gene encoding transport and Golgi organization protein 11 isoform X2: MSNMSSPSRRSVDNDPFFETDFTADISHKMRVPKHITASGDATDERHDHWHRTDVHEKFEMYVPDRILVVGQEQHVGTKAPPRELQLENAVMPPDPGFIRVQTPPRVISLDEHFIPAADEPTFNHQNEFKNSPPTLNGFVSRNDYKKKMEISVRETTPPNGTADISMNMTGLTPAEEVLHLRRQVVKLSRRVMAVELDLQQQQQRQQILLGLGIAYFLVKSIVWITRSS, encoded by the exons ATGTCGAACATGTCAAGCCCCAGCCGGAGATCTGTGGACAATGACCCATTCTTTGAAACTGATTTCACTGCCGACATAAGCCACAAAATGCGAGTACCAAAGCACATCACAGCATCGG GTGATGCTACAGATGAAAGACATGATCACTGGCACCGAACAGACGTCCATGAGAAATTTGAGATGTACGTCCCTGACAGAATATTAGTTGTTG GCCAAGAGCAGCACGTTGGAACAAAAGCACCACCTCGCGAACTCCAGCTTGAAAACGCTGTAATGCCCCCTGACCCAGGCTTCATCAGAGTTCAG ACTCCTCCACGAGTTATTTCCCTTGATGAGCACTTCATTCCAGCTGCTGACGAACCAACCTTTAACCatcaaaatgaattcaaaaacTCTCCTCCTACACTCAATGGGTTTGTTTCCAGGAATgattacaaaaagaaaatggaGATCTCTGTCAG ggaAACCACACCGCCCAATGGAACTGCGGATATCTCGATGAACATGACTGGATTGACCCCAGCAGAAGAGGTGCTGCATCTGCGTCGCCAGGTGGTCAAACTCAGCCGCAGGGTGATGGCAGTAGAATTAGACttgcagcaacaacagcagagGCAACAAATTCTCTTGGGTCTAGGCATTGCTTACTTTCTTGTAAAGTCTATCGTGTGGATCACACGGTCTAGTTAA
- the Vps50 gene encoding syndetin, which produces MDDLKLKFKLLINKQNKLQGPWRSTPSFESESSGTDTTVITPANRESVAPTSVPEFIEGDKQLDDQDTDQDILKSIEQIYFEENDSDLARYELNKLSATLQCDEILNSLRVLKRQRGVVLNQALQLILKQQPSCQDEFERIVDIQGQLKVAVEACKMGRSQLNVAKQQFTTASLGLLANYRKRQRAINLLKLLSSIKTLQCTREQLQELLREEDFAGAITLLIECQGVASTFRHFSCVAALNVQLQDTLEMAEESLDQALAKSCLDFDSELYSKLQDAYSFLGKSQIAADQLLMHFTSAVHNVSFSTVSNFLQSNILGASKKSFPELCRHIGKENFILCLSELCKSLWSIVCCYREVSKWHMHRVPRSPSKRSDDVESSMAAQYIKQKLETGRVRIWHDVQIKVAAVISSCDPSSYKFDDFLSILDLVDRLIKIGAEFCENASSADLQGAARKQSLSYLHSYHQTRLDELCMFLENEGWEHCPVRSNFTALQLQEFRWAITLPDASKSRLGSSLSSNSSIDGFFSRHPRSSKTTPFDLKSEQSVEEDFYSSNGNFSSEDSDDDHEERMDHAREKHLLVANTTISMLRLIGRYLWMMHLLQPIALDILKRLAQLFDLYLFIVHEFFVREKPTIRDFEYTYQLQSNLMRIKENLIAKPSDTQLPTDNTEAKVHPPGISPTVDLENPEDLHGLAKCVVAVESLAFLAAQLQNLRPQIQNLLHNEQWPALDHFYSQVGVAEDLRKPIYMNVAWHAVDLRQLLSQMSKVNWEVRDVMSQHSAYVDFILRELQIFSMRLAEISKRVPIPKATKILLWQFLSHLVCNAFVDGFSSAKKCSNGGRGLMQLDFTQFASKLEKIAEVRPIPGKDFVEQYIKAYYLPESSLETWIRSHKEYTGRQLSALVNCACQNNKRVRQMLLSVIEELGY; this is translated from the exons ATGGatgatctaaaattaaaattcaagcttttaattaacaagCAGAACAAACTG CAAGGTCCTTGGAGAAGTACGCCATCCTTTGAAAGCGAATCTTCAGGGACTGATACAACTGTAATAACTCCAGCAAACAGGGAAAGTGTAGCGCCCACAAGTGTCCCAGAATTCATTGAAGGTGACAAACAACTTGACGATCAAGACACTGATCAAGACATCCTTAAATCAATcgaacaaatatattttgaagaaaacgACTCCGATCTTGCAAGATATGAACTAAAT AAATTGTCTGCGACTCTACAGTGTGATGAAATACTGAATAGCTTGAGGGTGTTAAAGCGCCAAAGAGGAGTTGTTTTAAATCAAGCTCTACAATTGATCCTGAAACAGCAACCTTCTTGTCAAGATGAGTTTGAAAg AATTGTTGACATTCAAGGCCAACTTAAAGTAGCTGTAGAGGCTTGCAAAATGGGAAGATCACAGCTTAATGTTGCAAAGCAGCAGTTCACCACTGCAAGTTTAGGACTTCTGGCTAATTACCGAAAGAGGCAAAGGGCTATAAATCTTCTGAAGCTATTATCATCAATAAAGACGTTG caATGTACCAGAGAGCAGCTGCAGGAGCTGTTACGAGAAGAGGATTTTGCTGGAGCTATTACCTTGCTGATCGAATGTCAAGGAGTTGCAAGCACTTTCAGGCACTTCAGCTGCGTTGCAGCTCTAAATGTGCAACTCCAAGACACATTGGAAATGGCAGAGGAGTCTCTCGATCAAGCACTTGCTAAG TCGTGCCTGGACTTTGACAGTGAACTCTATTCGAAATTGCAAGATGCATATTCGTTTCTGGGGAAGAGTCAGATAGCTGCTGACCAACTTCTGATGCACTTCACTTCAGCTGTACACAATGTTTCATTTTCGacagtttcaaatttcttgCAGTCCAACATTTTGGGAGCTAGCAAGAAATCATTTCCCGAACTGTGCAGG CACATTGGCAAGGAGAATTTCATACTATGCTTGAGCGAACTGTGCAAGTCACTTTGGAGTATTGTTTGCTGTTATCGAGAAGTCTCAAAGTGGCACATGCACAGGGTTCCTAGATCTCCGA GCAAGAGGTCTGATGACGTGGAATCATCAATGGCTGCTCAGTACATTAAACAAAAGTTAGAAACAGGCCGTGTGCGGATTTGGCATGATGTTCAAATCAAAGTTGCTGCTGTGATAAGCTCATGTGACCCTTCATCATACAAATTTGATGACTTTCTCAGCATCCTCGACCTTGTCGATCG GCTTATTAAAATTGGCGCAGAATTCTGCGAAAATGCAAGTTCTGCAGACTTGCAGGGAGCTGCTCGAAAACAGAGCCTCAGCTACCTCCATTCATATCATCAAACACGTCTTGATGAATTGTGCATGTTCCTTGAAAATGAAGGCTGGGAGCATTGCCCTGTGAGGTCCAATTTTACTGCTCTTCAACTTCAG GAGTTTCGGTGGGCGATCACTTTGCCTGATGCGAGCAAGAGTCGACTTGGTTCTTCCCTATCGTCCAATAGCAGTATTGATGGATTTTTCTCTCGACATCCTCGATCCTCTAAAACGACGCCCTTTGATCTCAAGTCTGAACAATCCGTAGAGGAGGATTTTTACTCAAGCAATGGG AACTTTTCCAGTGAAGATAGTGACGATGATCACGAGGAAAGGATGGATCATGCGAg ggaaaaacATTTACTTGTTGCAAACACGACAATATCTATGCTTAGACTTATAGGAAGATATTTGTGGATGATGCATTTGTTGCAACCAATTGCATTGGATATTTTGAAACGACTTGCGCAGTTATTCGACTTGTACCTGTTTATTGTCCATGAATTTTTCGTCAGAGAAAAG CCCACAATTAGAGATTTTGAATATACTTACCAGCTCCAATCAAATCTGATGAGGAttaaggaaaatttgattgccAAACCATCTGATACTCAACTTCCAACAGACAATACTGAAGCAAAG GTGCACCCTCCAGGCATCTCACCAACTGTTGATTTAGAAAACCCTGAGGATTTGCACGGCTTGGCCAAATGTGTTGTTGCTGTTGAGTCACTTGCGTTTTTGGCCGCTCAACTACAGAATTTGAGGCCGCAGATTCAAAACCTTTTGCACAACGAACAATGGCCTGCACTTGACCATTTTTACTCTCAA GTGGGGGTTGCGGAAGATTTGAGAAAGCCAATATATATGAATGTTGCTTGGCATGCTGTGGATTTGCGGCAACTTTTGAGCCAAATGTCAAAAGTTAATTGGGAAGTTCGTGACGTCATGAGTCAGCATAGCGCTTATGTCGACTTTATATTAAGG GAGTTACAAATATTCAGCATGCGTTTGGCAGAAATATCAAAGAGGGTGCCAATTCCAAAAGCAACGAAAATACTACTGTGGCAATTCCTGTCTCATCTTGTTTGCAATGCTTTTGTTGATGG tttttctaGTGCAAAGAAATGCTCTAATGGCGGAAGAGGCTTGATGCAATTAGATTTCACGCAGTTCGCGTCAAAACTTGAGAAAATTGCGGAAGTGAGACCAATTCCTGGGAAGGACTTTGTTGAGCAATACATAAAAGCATACTACCTTCCTGAGTCATCTCTTGAAACCTGGATTAGAAGTCATAAG GAGTACACTGGACGTCAGCTTTCAGCATTAGTAAACTGCGCGTGTCAAAACAACAAACGTGTGCGGCAAATGTTGCTCAGTGTTATTGAAGAGCTGGGTTATTGA
- the Tango11 gene encoding transport and Golgi organization protein 11 isoform X1, which yields MNVKNLVFSNVYFSNRMSNMSSPSRRSVDNDPFFETDFTADISHKMRVPKHITASGDATDERHDHWHRTDVHEKFEMYVPDRILVVGQEQHVGTKAPPRELQLENAVMPPDPGFIRVQTPPRVISLDEHFIPAADEPTFNHQNEFKNSPPTLNGFVSRNDYKKKMEISVRETTPPNGTADISMNMTGLTPAEEVLHLRRQVVKLSRRVMAVELDLQQQQQRQQILLGLGIAYFLVKSIVWITRSS from the exons ATGAACGTGAAGAACCTagttttttcaaatgtatatttttcgAACAGG ATGTCGAACATGTCAAGCCCCAGCCGGAGATCTGTGGACAATGACCCATTCTTTGAAACTGATTTCACTGCCGACATAAGCCACAAAATGCGAGTACCAAAGCACATCACAGCATCGG GTGATGCTACAGATGAAAGACATGATCACTGGCACCGAACAGACGTCCATGAGAAATTTGAGATGTACGTCCCTGACAGAATATTAGTTGTTG GCCAAGAGCAGCACGTTGGAACAAAAGCACCACCTCGCGAACTCCAGCTTGAAAACGCTGTAATGCCCCCTGACCCAGGCTTCATCAGAGTTCAG ACTCCTCCACGAGTTATTTCCCTTGATGAGCACTTCATTCCAGCTGCTGACGAACCAACCTTTAACCatcaaaatgaattcaaaaacTCTCCTCCTACACTCAATGGGTTTGTTTCCAGGAATgattacaaaaagaaaatggaGATCTCTGTCAG ggaAACCACACCGCCCAATGGAACTGCGGATATCTCGATGAACATGACTGGATTGACCCCAGCAGAAGAGGTGCTGCATCTGCGTCGCCAGGTGGTCAAACTCAGCCGCAGGGTGATGGCAGTAGAATTAGACttgcagcaacaacagcagagGCAACAAATTCTCTTGGGTCTAGGCATTGCTTACTTTCTTGTAAAGTCTATCGTGTGGATCACACGGTCTAGTTAA